From the Rhodoferax mekongensis genome, one window contains:
- a CDS encoding ABC transporter permease, whose product MASSNLSMPGRRFVIGVPYGWLLIFFLLPFLILLYISFVDMGNDINPFKPIWDTSTGLLQLKYENYWSIFRTSEGGPLFQTLYIEAYLRSIWYALCTAVLCLLIGYPFAYFIARSKPSVRPALLMMVMLPFWTSFLLRVYAWKGILADQGVINQFMMAVGLTSEPVQMLYTNVSMLVGMTYVYLPFMILPLYANLVKMDFRLLEAAYDLGTSPFKAFWLITVPLSKAGIVAGFMLVFIPSVGEFVIPSLLGGPENIMIGRVVWDEMFTSNNWPRASALAVVMIGLIVVPLALYYRYTGDAAEAKH is encoded by the coding sequence ATGGCCTCTTCAAATCTATCGATGCCGGGTCGCCGTTTTGTGATAGGCGTGCCCTATGGATGGCTGTTGATTTTTTTCCTGCTGCCTTTTTTGATCCTGCTCTACATCAGTTTTGTAGACATGGGCAACGATATCAACCCGTTCAAGCCGATATGGGATACCAGCACTGGTTTGTTGCAGTTGAAGTATGAAAACTACTGGTCCATCTTCCGAACTAGTGAAGGCGGCCCGCTGTTCCAGACGCTCTATATCGAAGCCTATTTGCGCTCCATCTGGTACGCCTTGTGCACGGCCGTTTTGTGTCTGCTGATCGGCTATCCCTTCGCCTATTTCATTGCCAGGTCCAAACCTAGCGTGCGGCCGGCATTGCTGATGATGGTGATGTTGCCGTTCTGGACGTCGTTTCTGCTGCGCGTCTATGCATGGAAAGGCATTCTGGCGGACCAGGGTGTGATCAATCAGTTCATGATGGCTGTCGGCCTCACCTCCGAGCCCGTACAAATGCTCTACACCAATGTGTCCATGCTGGTAGGTATGACCTATGTGTATTTGCCCTTCATGATTCTCCCCTTGTACGCCAACCTGGTGAAGATGGACTTCCGCTTGCTGGAGGCGGCCTATGACCTGGGTACTTCGCCATTCAAGGCCTTCTGGCTGATTACGGTGCCACTGTCCAAAGCGGGCATCGTCGCGGGTTTCATGCTGGTGTTTATTCCATCGGTCGGTGAATTTGTCATTCCTTCCCTGTTGGGTGGTCCCGAAAACATCATGATCGGCCGCGTTGTCTGGGACGAGATGTTCACCAGCAACAACTGGCCCCGGGCAAGCGCCTTGGCTGTGGTGATGATCGGATTGATTGTGGTGCCCTTGGCCCTGTATTACCGCTACACCGGCGATGCCGCTGAAGCCAAGCATTGA
- a CDS encoding ABC transporter ATP-binding protein — MAVQPDKMGYLVTEKLVKRFDEAVAVDEVSLSIGQGEIFALLGSSGCGKSTLLRMLAGFESPTSGRILLGGQDVAKLAPYDRPINMMFQSYALFPHLDIWENVAFGLKREGLLKDEIKQRVGEMLDLVQLGAYAKRKPHQLSGGQQQRVALARSLAKRPKLLLLDEPLGALDKKLREQTQFELVNIIEKVGVTCVMVTHDQEEAMTMASRIAVMSKGRVLQVGSPEEVYEHPANRFVADFIGNVNIFEGRLSVDEVDRCAAVTGIGEIQVGHGVSGTLNMPVGIAVRPEKIEISKTRPAAAVNVFTGKVKEIAYFGSYNTYIVVATDGTKVKITEANTSRQDVSDITWEDNVFFWWGDRSGIVLRD, encoded by the coding sequence ATGGCAGTGCAACCCGACAAAATGGGATATCTGGTAACCGAAAAGCTGGTCAAGCGGTTTGACGAGGCCGTCGCCGTGGACGAGGTTTCACTGTCGATCGGGCAGGGCGAGATCTTTGCCTTGCTGGGCAGCTCTGGTTGTGGCAAATCCACTTTGCTGCGCATGTTGGCAGGCTTTGAGTCGCCGACCTCCGGTCGTATTTTGTTAGGTGGCCAGGACGTCGCCAAGCTGGCGCCGTATGACCGACCCATCAACATGATGTTCCAGAGCTATGCGCTATTCCCTCATCTGGACATTTGGGAAAACGTGGCATTCGGACTGAAGCGGGAAGGCCTGCTCAAAGACGAAATCAAGCAGCGTGTTGGTGAGATGCTGGATCTCGTGCAGCTCGGCGCCTATGCCAAACGCAAGCCCCACCAATTGTCAGGCGGGCAACAACAGCGTGTTGCGCTAGCCCGCAGTCTGGCCAAGCGCCCCAAGTTGCTGCTGTTGGATGAACCTCTGGGTGCTTTGGACAAAAAGCTGCGTGAACAAACCCAGTTCGAGCTGGTGAACATCATTGAAAAGGTCGGCGTGACCTGTGTCATGGTGACCCACGACCAGGAAGAAGCCATGACGATGGCGAGCCGAATTGCGGTCATGAGCAAGGGCCGCGTGTTGCAGGTTGGCAGCCCCGAAGAGGTGTACGAGCACCCGGCGAACCGGTTCGTGGCCGACTTTATCGGCAATGTGAACATCTTCGAAGGCCGCCTCAGCGTGGACGAGGTGGACCGTTGTGCAGCGGTCACCGGTATCGGCGAAATTCAGGTAGGGCATGGCGTGAGTGGCACGCTCAATATGCCGGTCGGTATTGCAGTGCGCCCCGAGAAGATCGAAATCAGCAAGACCCGACCTGCAGCGGCGGTGAATGTTTTTACGGGCAAAGTCAAAGAGATAGCTTATTTCGGCTCTTACAACACCTACATCGTGGTGGCGACCGATGGCACCAAGGTGAAGATCACCGAGGCCAACACCTCCCGACAGGATGTGAGTGACATCACCTGGGAAGACAATGTGTTTTTCTGGTGGGGTGACCGCTCCGGCATCGTGCTGCGCGATTAA
- a CDS encoding extracellular solute-binding protein — MNKYLCTFALSALVLAACGKKEEAPAAAAAPAAVASAPAAPANIEEKVLNIYNWPDYIPEGMIAAFEKETGIKVNYDTFETNEALHAKLVAGNTGYDLVVPGTVFAKPQIEGGLLQPLDKAKIKNLANLDPALMATMTKADPENKHLVPWAWSFTTVGINKTKVEKALGGMPMPENAWDLVFNPKYTAKLKSCGIAYLDSPTEILPVALHYIGKDAYSNSSDDYKEAAAMLAKVRKDVRLFSSTMIDDIAGGKACAAIGWAGDINIAAGRAKENGSKDVIEALLPSTGALIFIDSIGLTKDAKHPNNAHAFIDFYLRPDNAALMTNEMNYNTGNKAAVDKIKPEIASNKSIFVDADYFGKMIPPSSFTNEARESMANAYNAFKKGK, encoded by the coding sequence ATGAATAAGTACCTTTGCACGTTTGCGCTCTCAGCGCTTGTCTTGGCCGCTTGCGGCAAAAAAGAAGAGGCGCCTGCAGCCGCAGCTGCGCCGGCAGCAGTCGCCAGCGCGCCTGCAGCACCTGCCAATATCGAAGAGAAGGTACTGAACATCTACAACTGGCCTGACTACATTCCCGAAGGCATGATCGCCGCCTTCGAGAAAGAAACCGGCATCAAGGTCAATTACGACACGTTTGAAACCAACGAGGCTCTGCACGCCAAGCTGGTTGCCGGCAACACCGGTTACGACCTGGTGGTTCCCGGTACGGTGTTTGCCAAGCCGCAAATCGAAGGCGGCCTGCTGCAGCCTCTGGACAAAGCCAAGATCAAGAATCTAGCGAATCTGGATCCAGCATTGATGGCCACCATGACCAAGGCGGACCCCGAAAACAAGCATCTGGTCCCATGGGCCTGGAGCTTCACCACCGTAGGCATCAACAAGACCAAGGTTGAGAAGGCTTTGGGTGGCATGCCCATGCCCGAAAACGCTTGGGACCTGGTGTTCAACCCCAAGTACACCGCCAAGCTGAAGTCTTGCGGCATCGCTTACCTGGATTCCCCGACTGAAATTCTGCCCGTGGCTCTGCACTACATCGGCAAGGACGCTTACTCCAACAGCAGCGACGACTACAAGGAAGCCGCAGCGATGTTGGCCAAGGTTCGCAAGGATGTCCGTTTGTTCAGCTCTACCATGATCGATGACATCGCTGGCGGCAAAGCCTGCGCGGCTATCGGTTGGGCAGGTGATATCAACATTGCAGCCGGCCGTGCCAAAGAAAACGGCTCCAAAGACGTGATCGAGGCCTTGCTGCCCAGCACTGGTGCTCTGATCTTTATTGACTCCATTGGTCTGACCAAGGATGCCAAGCACCCCAACAACGCGCACGCGTTCATCGACTTCTATCTGCGCCCAGACAACGCAGCGCTGATGACCAATGAAATGAACTACAACACCGGCAACAAGGCCGCTGTGGACAAGATCAAACCTGAAATCGCCAGCAACAAGAGCATCTTTGTGGATGCTGACTACTTCGGCAAGATGATTCCTCCCAGCAGCTTCACCAACGAAGCGCGCGAGTCCATGGCCAATGCCTACAACGCATTCAAAAAAGGCAAGTAA